Proteins co-encoded in one Pseudomonas fluorescens genomic window:
- a CDS encoding PilN domain-containing protein, which translates to MARINLLPWREERREERRKRFLLALTGVVVGSVGALFIAAQVFSTAIEHQRARNDYIGKQIAVVDERIKQISELKARRQQLVERMRIIQDLQGNRQVSGRIFDQLARTLPDGVYFTSVKMVGKTLSISGAAESNNRVSDLMRNLEASDWFDAPTLNEVKATTAGQLDQANMFQLTVHQTRPKNLEDEP; encoded by the coding sequence ATGGCGCGGATCAACCTTCTCCCCTGGCGCGAGGAGCGCCGCGAAGAACGGCGCAAACGCTTCCTGCTGGCCCTGACCGGCGTGGTGGTCGGTTCCGTCGGCGCGCTGTTCATTGCCGCGCAGGTTTTCAGCACCGCCATCGAGCATCAACGGGCGCGTAACGATTACATCGGCAAGCAGATCGCTGTAGTTGATGAGCGCATCAAGCAGATCAGTGAGCTCAAGGCACGTCGCCAGCAACTGGTGGAGCGCATGCGCATCATCCAGGACCTGCAGGGCAACCGGCAGGTCAGCGGGCGGATCTTCGATCAACTGGCGCGGACCCTTCCCGACGGCGTCTATTTCACCAGCGTGAAGATGGTCGGCAAGACACTGTCGATCAGTGGTGCAGCGGAGTCGAACAATCGGGTGTCCGACCTGATGCGCAATCTCGAAGCGTCCGACTGGTTCGATGCCCCGACCCTGAACGAAGTCAAGGCAACCACGGCGGGGCAGCTGGATCAGGCCAACATGTTCCAGTTGACTGTGCATCAGACCCGGCCGAAGAACCTGGAGGACGAGCCATGA
- a CDS encoding penicillin-binding protein 1A — MRLLKFFGWSIVAVFCGLLLVLSGAFLYLSPGLPSVEALRSIQLQIPLRVYSSDNKLIAEFGEMRRTPIRFADIPPNFINALLSAEDDNFANHYGVDPSSLMRAATQLVKSGHIQSGGSTITMQVAKNFFLTSERSFSRKTTEILLALQIERQLTKDEILELYVNKIYLGNRAYGIEAAAQVYYGKSIREVSLAQMAMIAGLPKAPSRFNPLANPARSKERRDWILGRMYKLGKITEADYTAAINEPLNASYHVPTPEVNAPYIAEMARAEMVGRYGSDAYTEGFRVTTTVPSNLQEMANTALHEGLMTYDQRHGYRGPESRLPGKTREAWATELTKQRTISSLEPAIVTQVDKNGLQVLTRTGEEHVAWDTMKWARPFLNTNSMGAAPRQPSDVAQVGDLVRVQRQPNNSLKFSQIPQAQGALVSLDPQNGAIRSLVGGFAFEQSNYNRAMQAKRQPGSSFKPFVYSAALDNGYTAATLVNDAPIVFVDEYLDKVWRPKNDTNTFLGPIRLREALYKSRNLVSIRLLQAMGVGKTIDYITRFGFNKQDLPPNLSLALGTATLTPMEIATGWSTFANGGYKITPYIIDKIESRNGDTLFVANPPTVPQGASATDGIAAPASQSFTVNAAPVPGEAPGAAAVPQAPAVAERIVDGRTTYILNSMLQDVIKLGTGRRALAMGRSDIAGKTGTTNESKDAWFSGYNADYVTTVWTGFDQPESLGRREFGGTVALPIWMNYMSAALKDKPPHVQPEPEGILSLRVDPVSGRAASPSTPGAYFELFKAEDTPPSVNEIGNGTAPGSPLPADEQAPIDLF, encoded by the coding sequence ATTCGTCTGCTGAAATTCTTCGGTTGGTCCATCGTCGCCGTTTTCTGCGGACTGCTTTTAGTTCTCAGTGGCGCGTTTCTTTACCTTAGTCCGGGTTTGCCATCTGTGGAGGCGCTGAGAAGCATTCAGTTGCAGATTCCGCTCCGGGTGTACAGCAGCGACAACAAGTTGATCGCAGAATTTGGCGAAATGCGCCGCACACCGATCCGTTTCGCCGACATTCCCCCCAATTTCATCAATGCGTTACTAAGTGCTGAAGACGACAACTTCGCCAACCACTATGGCGTCGATCCGAGCAGCCTGATGCGTGCCGCGACCCAACTGGTCAAGAGCGGGCACATCCAGTCAGGCGGCAGCACCATCACCATGCAGGTGGCGAAGAACTTCTTCCTGACCAGCGAACGCAGCTTCTCGCGCAAGACCACGGAAATCCTCCTGGCCCTGCAGATCGAACGCCAGCTGACCAAGGACGAGATCCTTGAGCTGTACGTGAACAAGATCTATCTGGGCAACCGCGCCTACGGCATCGAAGCAGCGGCGCAGGTGTATTACGGCAAGTCGATCCGCGAAGTCAGCCTGGCGCAGATGGCGATGATCGCCGGCCTGCCGAAAGCCCCGTCGCGCTTCAACCCGCTGGCCAACCCGGCGCGCAGCAAGGAGCGTCGCGACTGGATCCTCGGGCGCATGTACAAGCTCGGCAAGATCACCGAGGCCGACTACACCGCCGCGATCAACGAGCCACTGAACGCCAGCTACCACGTGCCGACCCCGGAAGTGAACGCGCCGTACATCGCCGAGATGGCCCGTGCGGAAATGGTCGGCCGCTACGGCAGCGACGCCTATACCGAAGGTTTCCGCGTCACCACCACGGTGCCGAGCAATCTGCAGGAAATGGCCAACACCGCGCTGCACGAAGGCCTGATGACCTACGATCAGCGTCATGGCTACCGTGGCCCTGAATCGCGCCTGCCGGGCAAGACCCGCGAAGCCTGGGCCACCGAGCTGACCAAGCAACGCACCATCAGCAGCCTGGAGCCGGCCATCGTCACCCAGGTCGACAAGAACGGCCTGCAGGTGCTGACCCGCACCGGTGAAGAACACGTTGCCTGGGACACCATGAAGTGGGCCCGCCCGTTCCTCAATACCAACAGCATGGGCGCAGCTCCGCGTCAGCCATCGGATGTGGCGCAGGTCGGCGATCTGGTGCGCGTGCAGCGCCAGCCGAACAATTCGCTGAAGTTCAGCCAGATTCCGCAGGCCCAGGGCGCGCTGGTATCGCTGGACCCGCAGAACGGCGCGATCCGCTCGCTGGTCGGCGGTTTCGCCTTCGAGCAGAGCAACTACAACCGTGCCATGCAGGCCAAGCGTCAGCCGGGTTCGAGCTTCAAGCCATTCGTTTACAGTGCCGCGCTGGATAACGGCTACACCGCTGCCACGCTGGTCAACGACGCGCCGATCGTGTTCGTCGACGAGTACCTGGACAAGGTCTGGCGCCCGAAGAACGACACCAACACCTTCCTCGGCCCGATCCGCCTGCGTGAAGCGCTGTACAAGTCGCGCAACCTGGTTTCGATCCGCCTGCTGCAAGCCATGGGCGTGGGCAAGACCATCGACTACATCACCCGCTTCGGCTTCAACAAGCAGGACCTGCCGCCAAACCTGTCCCTGGCACTGGGCACCGCGACCCTGACACCGATGGAAATCGCCACCGGCTGGAGCACCTTTGCCAACGGCGGTTACAAGATCACCCCGTACATCATCGACAAAATCGAAAGCCGCAATGGCGACACGCTGTTCGTCGCCAATCCGCCGACCGTGCCACAAGGCGCCTCGGCCACTGACGGCATCGCGGCGCCGGCCAGCCAGTCGTTCACCGTCAACGCCGCACCGGTGCCGGGCGAAGCGCCGGGCGCTGCAGCGGTGCCACAAGCGCCGGCAGTCGCCGAGCGCATCGTCGATGGCCGCACCACTTACATCCTCAACAGCATGTTGCAGGACGTGATCAAGCTCGGCACCGGTCGTCGCGCACTGGCCATGGGCCGCAGCGACATCGCCGGCAAGACCGGTACGACCAACGAATCCAAGGATGCATGGTTCTCCGGTTACAACGCCGATTACGTGACCACGGTCTGGACCGGTTTCGACCAGCCGGAAAGCCTCGGTCGCCGGGAGTTCGGCGGCACCGTGGCGCTGCCGATCTGGATGAACTACATGAGCGCAGCGCTCAAGGACAAGCCGCCGCATGTCCAGCCGGAACCGGAAGGCATCCTCAGTCTGCGGGTGGACCCGGTCAGCGGCCGCGCAGCGTCGCCGAGCACGCCAGGCGCCTACTTCGAGCTGTTCAAGGCTGAGGACACTCCACCGTCGGTCAACGAGATCGGCAACGGCACGGCACCGGGCAGCCCGCTGCCGGCGGATGAACAGGCGCCGATCGACCTGTTCTGA
- a CDS encoding pilus assembly protein PilM — translation MLGLFNKKTNTLLGIDISSTSVKLLELSRQGERYRVEAYAVEPLPANAVVEKNIAELEGVGHALSRVLVKARTGLKTVAVAVAGSAVITKVIEMDAGLSEDELENQLKIEADQYIPYPLDEVAIDFEVQGISPRNPERVNVLLAACRKENVEVREAALALAGLTARVVDVEAYALERSFGLLATQLAASQERLTVAVVDIGATMTTLSVLHNGRIIYTREQLFGGRQLTEEIQRRYGLTLEQAGLAKKQGGLPDDYVSEVLQPFREALVQQVSRSLQFFFASGQYNAVDHILLAGGTASVPGLDRLIEERLGTPTQVANPFSDMSLSNKVNAGALASDAPALMIACGLALRSFD, via the coding sequence GTGCTAGGACTCTTCAATAAAAAGACCAATACGTTGCTGGGGATCGATATCAGCTCCACTTCGGTGAAGCTGCTGGAGCTGAGCCGTCAGGGCGAGCGCTACCGGGTCGAGGCGTACGCGGTGGAGCCGTTGCCGGCCAATGCCGTGGTCGAAAAGAACATCGCCGAACTCGAAGGCGTCGGGCACGCCCTGTCCCGGGTGCTGGTCAAGGCCCGCACCGGGCTGAAAACCGTCGCAGTGGCGGTAGCCGGTTCTGCCGTGATCACCAAGGTCATCGAGATGGACGCCGGCTTGTCCGAGGACGAGCTGGAAAACCAGCTCAAGATCGAAGCCGACCAGTACATTCCCTATCCGCTGGACGAAGTCGCCATCGATTTTGAAGTCCAGGGCATTTCGCCGCGCAACCCCGAGCGCGTCAACGTGCTGCTGGCCGCCTGTCGCAAGGAAAACGTCGAAGTCCGTGAGGCGGCCCTGGCCCTTGCCGGCTTGACTGCGCGGGTGGTAGACGTCGAGGCCTATGCGCTGGAACGCTCCTTCGGCCTGCTGGCCACGCAACTGGCGGCCTCCCAGGAGCGCCTGACGGTCGCGGTGGTCGACATCGGCGCGACCATGACCACCCTCAGCGTCCTGCATAACGGGCGGATCATCTATACCCGGGAGCAACTGTTCGGCGGTCGCCAGCTGACCGAGGAAATCCAGCGCCGCTATGGCCTGACCCTCGAGCAGGCCGGGCTGGCCAAGAAGCAGGGCGGGCTGCCGGACGATTACGTCAGCGAAGTCCTGCAACCGTTTCGCGAGGCGCTGGTACAGCAGGTTTCACGTTCACTGCAGTTCTTCTTCGCCTCCGGCCAGTACAACGCGGTCGATCACATTCTGCTGGCCGGCGGCACGGCCTCGGTGCCGGGGCTGGACCGGCTGATCGAAGAGCGACTGGGCACACCGACCCAGGTCGCCAATCCGTTTTCCGACATGTCCTTGAGCAACAAGGTCAACGCCGGAGCCCTGGCGAGTGACGCGCCGGCCCTGATGATTGCCTGCGGGCTCGCGCTCAGGAGTTTCGACTGA
- a CDS encoding pilus assembly protein PilP: MSPIRFLLLSALMLGLSGCGGTDFGDLDAYMNEVRLRPPGRIEPTPTFRSYPTFTYSAANLRSPFSRQVRVDLAGQQHGSRNVKPDPNRIKQYLEGFNIEQFEMVGTISNASGSFALLRGAGGVHRLKVGDYLGRNDGRIVAISASQVDVVEIVPDGEGAWLERPRTIPLKEHS, from the coding sequence ATGAGCCCGATCCGTTTTCTTCTGTTGTCGGCATTGATGCTGGGGCTGAGCGGTTGCGGCGGCACCGACTTCGGCGATCTCGACGCCTACATGAATGAAGTGCGTCTGCGACCACCGGGCAGGATCGAGCCGACGCCAACCTTTCGTTCCTACCCGACGTTCACCTACAGCGCCGCGAACCTGCGCAGCCCGTTCTCGCGTCAGGTGCGGGTGGATCTGGCCGGGCAGCAGCACGGCTCGCGCAACGTCAAACCGGATCCGAACCGGATCAAGCAATACCTCGAAGGTTTCAACATCGAGCAGTTCGAGATGGTCGGCACGATTTCCAATGCCTCCGGTTCCTTTGCGCTGCTGCGCGGGGCGGGCGGAGTGCACCGGCTGAAGGTCGGCGATTACCTGGGGCGCAACGACGGGCGCATCGTCGCGATCAGCGCCTCCCAGGTCGATGTGGTCGAAATCGTTCCCGACGGCGAAGGCGCCTGGCTGGAGCGGCCGCGCACCATTCCTTTGAAAGAG
- the pilO gene encoding type 4a pilus biogenesis protein PilO — MKPSEWLASLRSIDFNELDTGNIGSWPPAVKGLAGVLLMILVLALGYNFFVSDMESELETKRAEEATLKEQFSSKAHMAANLELYTQQMKEMENSFGVLLRQLPSDTEVPGLLEDITRTGLGSGLEFEEIKLLPEVTQQFYIELPIQITVTGAYHDLATFVSGVAGLPRIVTLHDFELAPANPEGGTKLRMSILAKTYRYNDKGLQK; from the coding sequence ATGAAACCGTCCGAATGGCTGGCCAGCCTGCGCAGTATCGACTTCAACGAGCTGGATACCGGCAACATCGGCTCGTGGCCACCGGCAGTAAAAGGCCTGGCCGGAGTGCTGCTGATGATTCTGGTACTGGCGCTGGGCTACAACTTTTTCGTCAGCGACATGGAAAGCGAGCTCGAAACCAAACGTGCGGAAGAAGCCACGCTCAAGGAGCAGTTCTCCAGCAAGGCGCACATGGCGGCCAATCTGGAGCTGTACACCCAGCAGATGAAGGAGATGGAAAACTCGTTCGGCGTGTTGCTGCGGCAATTGCCCAGCGATACCGAAGTGCCCGGGTTGCTGGAGGACATCACGCGCACCGGACTGGGAAGTGGCCTTGAGTTCGAAGAGATCAAGCTGTTGCCGGAAGTAACGCAGCAGTTCTACATCGAATTGCCGATCCAGATCACCGTCACGGGCGCCTATCACGACCTCGCCACATTCGTCAGCGGCGTGGCCGGATTGCCGCGAATCGTGACCCTGCACGACTTCGAGCTGGCGCCGGCCAACCCGGAAGGCGGGACGAAGCTGCGCATGAGCATCCTCGCCAAGACGTACCGCTATAACGACAAGGGGCTGCAAAAATGA